The following coding sequences are from one Salvia hispanica cultivar TCC Black 2014 chromosome 3, UniMelb_Shisp_WGS_1.0, whole genome shotgun sequence window:
- the LOC125214430 gene encoding elongator complex protein 6 — protein MANAPPPNLLDESLGGTSGGGRMILVEDCVETSGAFVVHHLLKRALHSHSSDAVVFLSFSHPFSHYDRVLRKMGCNLSVQRDNKRLLFFDMLALDHLDRNRGKTSEDILIALYGEVQKAVEVSRSHEARHHITVVIDDVSLMEVDANGSSDLVLDFLRYCCSLTAQFGCSLIALNHGDVYSTVDQPNLLLQLEYLADIVIKVEPLATGLAKDVHGQLTVTNRNLQVDSGKSRSRIHNFQFRIKDNSVEYFYPGSKT, from the exons ATGGCGAATGCTCCGCCGCCTAACCTTCTCGACGAGTCACTTGGCGGCACATCCGGCGGCGGAAGGATGATTCTGGTGGAGGACTGCGTGGAGACCAGCGGAGCTTTCGTGGTGCACCACTTGCTCAAGCGAGCTCTCCACTCTCACTCTTCCGACGCCGTCGTGTTTCTCTCCTTCTCTCACCCTTTCTCTCACTACGATCGCGTTCTCCGCAAAATG GGCTGCAATCTGAGTGTTCAAAGAGATAATAAGAGATTGCTGTTCTTTGACATGCTTGCATTGGATCATCTAG ATAGGAATCGAGGAAAGACTAGCGAGGATATACTCATTGCCTTGTATGGAGAAGTTCAGAAAGCAGTAGAGGTTTCTCGATCACACGAAGCCAGACATCACATCACTGTAGTGATAGATGATGTCTCTCTTATGGAAGTGGATGCCAATGGCTCATCTGACCTTGTTCTTGATTTTCTGCGCTACTGCTGCAGTTTAACAGCTCAGTTT GGTTGTTCGCTTATTGCTCTTAACCACGGAGATGTGTATTCGACAGTGGATCAACCTAACCTTCTTTTACAATTGGAGTACTTGGCGGATATAGTGATAAAGGTCGAACCTTTGGCTACTGGTTTGGCGAAAGATGTTCATGGACAG TTGACTGTTACCAACAGAAATCTTCAAGTTGACTCTGGCAAATCAAGAAGCAGGATTCATAATTTCCAGTTCAGGATAAAGGATAACAGCGTCGAATATTTCTATCCCGGGAGTAAGACTTGA